In Desulfuromonas sp. KJ2020, a single window of DNA contains:
- a CDS encoding response regulator transcription factor, with protein MTPKKRVLLVDDHPLFREGLKSLIARTGSYTVIGEAGNGQDALRLAQDLRPDLVTMDVSLPDMTGIEAARGIAQNQGGIRILMLSMHPRFEYVAEAFKAGAHGYVVKEATSAKLVQAMDTLLRGEYYLDGNVSQEVVGQLVCGNGKESGSDERYSLLSPREQQIMRLIVEGHTTKAIAEQLGLSPKTAENHRANLMKKLDIHSRVELVRYAVKLGLVDLETL; from the coding sequence ATGACACCCAAAAAACGCGTTCTACTGGTTGACGACCATCCCCTTTTCCGCGAAGGGCTTAAAAGTCTGATTGCCCGTACCGGCAGCTACACGGTCATCGGTGAGGCTGGCAACGGCCAGGATGCCCTCAGGCTGGCCCAGGATCTGCGTCCGGACCTGGTGACCATGGATGTATCCCTGCCGGACATGACAGGTATCGAGGCAGCGCGGGGCATCGCTCAAAATCAGGGTGGCATTAGAATTCTCATGCTTAGCATGCATCCCCGCTTTGAGTATGTGGCCGAGGCATTCAAAGCCGGTGCCCACGGCTACGTCGTCAAAGAGGCCACCAGCGCCAAACTGGTTCAGGCCATGGATACGCTGCTACGAGGAGAATATTACCTGGATGGCAACGTCTCCCAGGAAGTCGTGGGGCAACTCGTTTGCGGGAACGGCAAGGAATCGGGAAGCGACGAGCGCTACAGCCTGCTCTCTCCCCGCGAACAACAGATTATGCGCCTGATCGTGGAAGGACACACCACCAAGGCCATTGCCGAGCAGTTGGGACTGAGTCCCAAAACCGCAGAGAATCACCGGGCCAATCTCATGAAAAAACTGGATATTCACAGCCGGGTGGAACTGGTGCGCTATGCGGTCAAACTGGGACTGGTAGACCTGGAAACACTGTAA
- a CDS encoding PKD domain-containing protein, whose translation MARLFEGNSGTSSYDPATGKFNEVNSLLNSAGELMKPFKYADLTDFAKKVDLSLAGNMMDCGECHVGGGAMQYVPYTVLGARTPLRNIKTTDVNGSGPILKTDITAFNYFIDNYDVDGDGNKNEVMHIDYANTGVMEVDCFMCHLQGYQYEERNTVLRKAKIDATRAVGAGFATANTLVWAPTADEAPAGYGNTVVYDAAKLSEDVNGHAIIPSSFFANFVKRTPASENCASCHMGEYAVDWKKRGDHWEGEHDYEVHYMYGCMGCHERMPTAAQPGPFTSEDGGLYPQMGTGLLGHDPAKGNAPYSSLYNGNDNVAFKGCEGCHLTGTNGAEQFGAPDPTAAHQAAGLTARIVQSGIDGVANISHIDLMDCSACHSRKISSSVWNTGGAVVDATGADPVGRLADHENQYVDRNNMTDRTGLSWYNGKLLRVGILNTMFYRDKNDIDFDANLDGRGGGMDALLMTQVLAVNEANGWKSLTEDTHGNVTAAAIDARVAAMNAAVDGWAGVTGKAQTKLSFMGVPFKDQHSVSPAALAWGANGCADCHAAGSEFYRGAMRMVGDDMTMYWNDDFVPYTKANGSTQPTDFHPNTKNKVANRSIAVTATNGTLSLDADGDGTPESYKTVRDVDRSEALYEGTFMTNADFADSYSSTGAIGFAGNEKGWLLKVQAKNTETGVITTRTRAVSGNVADLTALLANLGGFATGDFEFTITDNGAGGITLTADPGYQVRLHPQADSGNFLIANAQWKAAPVKGINGVDYAGRDAWLAYLDTLSNAAAFGIGVDPVAVFSAPATEVTVNTAFDFVADTNANTQGTFTYSWLMNDGNGTTLTGATASHTFTTTGSFLVTLYVEDEEGKRAADSKYVKVVAPAPDTTISYSQIAGTNSAEVTFGNMPTHTRLLLYWGDGTYQWVTDDQTDLTVTKAFRAVSTYDKGTYYQYLTRVYVYNGSSRVDYETATITLNK comes from the coding sequence TTGGCGAGACTTTTCGAAGGCAACAGCGGTACCTCCAGTTATGACCCTGCTACCGGTAAATTCAATGAAGTCAATTCCCTGCTGAACAGTGCCGGCGAACTGATGAAACCCTTCAAGTATGCCGATTTGACAGACTTCGCTAAAAAGGTCGACCTGTCGCTGGCAGGCAACATGATGGACTGCGGCGAATGTCACGTTGGCGGCGGTGCCATGCAGTATGTGCCCTACACTGTTTTGGGCGCCCGCACCCCCCTGCGGAACATCAAGACCACCGACGTCAATGGTTCCGGTCCGATTCTCAAGACCGACATTACCGCCTTCAACTACTTCATCGATAACTACGACGTCGATGGCGATGGCAACAAGAATGAAGTAATGCATATCGATTACGCCAATACGGGCGTGATGGAAGTCGACTGCTTTATGTGTCATCTGCAAGGCTACCAGTATGAGGAGCGCAATACCGTGCTGCGCAAGGCCAAGATCGATGCCACCCGCGCGGTTGGCGCTGGTTTTGCCACCGCGAACACGCTGGTGTGGGCTCCCACGGCGGACGAGGCTCCTGCCGGCTATGGGAACACTGTTGTTTATGACGCCGCAAAGCTGTCTGAAGATGTAAACGGCCATGCCATCATTCCTTCGAGCTTTTTCGCTAATTTTGTCAAGCGTACGCCGGCTTCGGAAAACTGCGCTTCCTGTCATATGGGTGAATACGCCGTGGACTGGAAAAAGCGCGGCGACCATTGGGAAGGTGAGCACGATTACGAAGTGCACTACATGTACGGGTGCATGGGCTGCCACGAGCGTATGCCGACAGCCGCTCAGCCCGGTCCCTTTACCTCTGAGGACGGTGGACTCTATCCTCAGATGGGCACGGGACTGCTCGGCCACGATCCGGCCAAGGGAAATGCCCCTTACAGTTCACTCTATAACGGCAACGACAACGTGGCCTTTAAGGGCTGTGAAGGCTGTCACCTGACCGGCACCAACGGCGCCGAACAGTTCGGAGCGCCCGATCCCACCGCGGCTCACCAGGCGGCCGGCCTGACCGCGCGTATCGTGCAGAGCGGCATTGACGGCGTCGCCAACATCAGTCACATCGATCTGATGGATTGTTCGGCCTGCCACAGCCGCAAAATCTCCAGCAGCGTGTGGAACACCGGCGGCGCGGTGGTCGATGCTACGGGCGCCGACCCGGTCGGTCGTCTGGCCGATCATGAGAACCAATACGTCGACCGCAACAACATGACCGACCGTACCGGCCTGTCCTGGTACAATGGCAAACTGCTGCGCGTCGGTATTCTCAACACCATGTTCTACCGCGACAAGAACGACATCGACTTTGACGCCAACCTCGATGGTCGCGGCGGTGGCATGGATGCGTTGCTCATGACCCAGGTGCTGGCCGTCAATGAGGCCAACGGCTGGAAATCCCTTACCGAAGACACCCACGGTAACGTGACGGCGGCGGCCATCGACGCCCGTGTTGCCGCCATGAACGCCGCGGTCGATGGCTGGGCAGGCGTTACCGGCAAGGCCCAGACCAAACTGTCCTTCATGGGGGTCCCCTTCAAGGATCAGCACAGCGTCTCCCCAGCGGCGCTGGCCTGGGGCGCCAACGGCTGCGCCGACTGCCATGCCGCCGGCTCTGAATTCTATCGTGGGGCCATGCGCATGGTCGGCGACGACATGACCATGTACTGGAACGATGACTTCGTCCCCTACACCAAGGCCAACGGCTCCACGCAGCCCACGGACTTCCACCCCAATACCAAGAACAAGGTCGCCAATCGCTCTATCGCCGTGACGGCGACCAACGGCACTCTCAGTCTGGATGCCGACGGAGATGGCACGCCGGAAAGCTACAAGACGGTGCGGGATGTTGATCGTTCCGAAGCCCTGTACGAAGGCACCTTTATGACCAATGCCGACTTCGCCGATTCCTACAGTTCCACGGGAGCGATCGGGTTTGCCGGCAACGAAAAGGGGTGGCTGCTGAAGGTGCAGGCCAAAAACACCGAAACGGGTGTTATCACCACCCGCACCCGGGCTGTTTCTGGCAACGTGGCCGATTTGACCGCTCTGCTGGCTAATCTGGGGGGCTTTGCCACCGGCGATTTTGAATTCACCATTACCGACAATGGGGCTGGGGGAATCACCCTTACGGCCGATCCTGGCTATCAGGTTCGGTTGCATCCTCAGGCGGATTCCGGTAATTTCCTGATTGCCAATGCCCAGTGGAAAGCCGCTCCCGTCAAGGGCATCAACGGTGTCGACTACGCTGGTCGCGACGCCTGGCTTGCTTATCTGGACACCCTCAGCAACGCGGCCGCCTTCGGTATCGGCGTGGATCCGGTGGCTGTCTTCTCGGCGCCGGCCACCGAGGTTACGGTCAACACGGCCTTTGACTTCGTGGCCGACACCAACGCCAACACCCAGGGTACGTTCACGTACTCCTGGCTGATGAACGATGGCAACGGCACGACCCTGACCGGCGCTACCGCCAGCCACACCTTCACCACGACCGGCAGCTTCCTGGTGACGCTGTATGTCGAGGATGAAGAAGGCAAACGCGCCGCCGACTCGAAGTACGTCAAGGTCGTGGCGCCGGCACCTGACACCACCATCAGCTACAGTCAGATTGCCGGTACCAATAGTGCGGAAGTCACCTTCGGAAACATGCCGACCCACACCCGCCTGCTGCTCTACTGGGGCGACGGGACCTACCAGTGGGTTACAGATGATCAGACGGATCTGACGGTGACCAAGGCCTTCCGGGCCGTATCGACCTACGACAAGGGAACCTACTACCAGTACCTGACCCGTGTCTATGTCTACAACGGCAGTTCCCGCGTCGACTATGAGACGGCCACGATCACGCTGAATAAATAA
- a CDS encoding cytochrome C encodes MIKILKRARTYQLILASLMLCLLGAGSALALVHPDVVLRGPGGEYVDLNAAGPQPAYSAQNTCGTCHIYANIEQHSYHVQIGANQQMGWDMWNPDSANTYKSGVAPKGKNWVQSPGHVGKW; translated from the coding sequence ATGATAAAGATTTTGAAAAGAGCGCGAACGTATCAGCTGATACTTGCCTCGCTGATGCTCTGTCTATTGGGAGCCGGCAGTGCCCTGGCCCTGGTCCATCCCGATGTCGTCCTTCGTGGTCCGGGAGGTGAGTACGTTGATCTGAATGCCGCCGGCCCGCAGCCGGCTTACAGCGCCCAGAACACCTGCGGCACCTGTCACATCTATGCGAACATCGAGCAGCATTCCTACCATGTCCAGATCGGGGCCAACCAGCAGATGGGTTGGGATATGTGGAACCCCGATTCCGCCAACACCTACAAATCCGGTGTGGCACCCAAAGGCAAGAACTGGGTGCAGAGCCCCGGCCACGTAGGCAAGTGGTGA
- a CDS encoding cytochrome c3 family protein: MKSFYSLLTLLAMLLTPQTGMADILATKHNLSVSGPGTIKATTEDRVCVFCHTPHHASDVTPLWNRQMSSAIYNLYASTTLVSSPGQPTGGARLCLSCHDGTIAVGMLFGRPDPVPMTGGISSLPPGGSNLGTDLADDHPISLAYTSSLATERGELVDPALLPVEIHLEDGMMLQCTACHNPHKDPYGMFLVMDNTYSGLCTSCHAKTGWSASSHATDATMAEMGCQNCHASHGATGFSHLLRGTTEESNCLANCHNGGGSGVDVQGVFNKLYVHPVTATAGIHDIRENPGTMGKHVECQDCHNAHQLNAQDAPMSAAPDISGRLQGVRGVSAAGTVVEEAVYEYEVCFKCHADNQVVYAVSVPRVIQESNERLRFDLANPSYHPVIGSGKNSHVPSLRPEWSEADSIYCVDCHASDDSRRAGGTGADGPHGSIYPHLLLAQYEQDSYPMPYAASNYALCFRCHDPDALFNPAVSTFGNSHVSHVQVKQVPCSACHDPHGVPAARGATVTANAHLINFDTRFVDPLTASYDSVARTCTVSCHVSNPKLY; the protein is encoded by the coding sequence GTGAAATCCTTCTATAGCCTGCTGACGCTACTGGCGATGCTGCTGACCCCCCAAACCGGGATGGCCGACATTCTGGCGACCAAGCACAATCTCTCGGTCAGCGGCCCGGGAACCATCAAGGCGACGACGGAAGACCGGGTCTGCGTTTTCTGTCATACCCCCCACCATGCCAGCGACGTCACCCCGCTCTGGAACAGGCAGATGAGCAGTGCCATCTACAACCTGTATGCCTCGACGACCCTGGTCTCCTCTCCCGGTCAGCCCACCGGAGGGGCACGACTCTGCCTGAGCTGTCACGACGGTACCATTGCCGTGGGGATGCTCTTCGGCAGGCCAGACCCAGTCCCGATGACAGGGGGGATCAGTTCGCTGCCTCCCGGTGGCAGCAATCTCGGCACCGATCTGGCCGATGACCATCCCATCTCTCTGGCCTATACGTCGTCCTTGGCCACCGAAAGAGGAGAGCTGGTCGATCCGGCCCTGCTGCCGGTGGAGATTCACCTTGAAGACGGGATGATGCTGCAGTGCACCGCCTGCCACAATCCGCATAAGGATCCCTACGGCATGTTTCTGGTCATGGACAATACTTACTCGGGATTGTGCACAAGCTGTCATGCGAAGACGGGATGGAGCGCCAGCAGCCACGCCACGGACGCTACCATGGCGGAGATGGGCTGCCAGAACTGCCATGCGTCCCATGGGGCTACCGGCTTCAGTCACCTTTTGCGGGGGACGACGGAAGAGAGCAACTGTCTGGCCAACTGTCACAATGGCGGCGGTTCCGGGGTCGATGTCCAGGGTGTTTTCAATAAGCTCTATGTTCATCCCGTTACCGCGACGGCCGGAATACACGACATCCGTGAAAACCCCGGAACCATGGGTAAGCATGTGGAGTGCCAGGACTGTCACAACGCCCACCAGCTTAACGCCCAGGATGCGCCCATGTCCGCGGCGCCAGACATCAGCGGCCGTCTGCAGGGGGTTCGCGGTGTCAGTGCCGCCGGGACGGTAGTCGAAGAAGCGGTGTATGAATACGAAGTCTGCTTCAAGTGCCACGCCGACAACCAGGTTGTTTACGCGGTGTCCGTTCCCCGCGTCATCCAGGAGAGTAACGAACGCTTGCGTTTCGATCTGGCCAATCCTTCTTATCACCCGGTGATCGGCTCAGGTAAAAATAGCCATGTGCCCAGCCTCAGGCCCGAGTGGAGCGAGGCGGACTCTATCTATTGCGTGGACTGCCATGCCAGTGACGACAGCCGTCGAGCAGGCGGGACAGGGGCCGATGGCCCGCACGGTTCTATCTACCCCCATCTGCTGCTGGCCCAATACGAACAGGACAGTTACCCCATGCCCTATGCCGCCAGCAACTACGCTCTTTGCTTTCGTTGCCACGATCCGGATGCGCTCTTTAATCCGGCTGTCTCGACCTTTGGCAACAGTCATGTCTCTCACGTCCAGGTCAAGCAGGTTCCCTGCTCGGCCTGTCACGATCCCCATGGTGTGCCTGCCGCCAGGGGTGCGACAGTTACGGCCAATGCCCACCTGATCAATTTCGATACTCGCTTTGTCGATCCCCTCACTGCCAGCTATGACTCTGTGGCGCGAACCTGCACGGTGAGTTGTCATGTGAGTAATCCCAAACTGTATTAA
- a CDS encoding 6-bladed beta-propeller, translating into MRLVLLALVTLGLSSCALRQEPELSPPERLVWPGAPLPPRIQYLAEIRSSLDVVERTGFWQKFRDTLFGREETGFRRPYGVSVTSENQLWVTDPGAGRLYRIDVTAKTFTVVGEGQGLLSPIGITADDTGRLYVTDSEKGAIYVLAEEARMQPLFSFVLRRPTGIAFSPRNGWLYVSETEAHQVVAFDRAGIEQLRFGGRGDAPGRFNYPTDVWIADGRLYVTDALNSRIQVFSLEGQLITSFGRAGDTAGSFAKPKGVATDSEGHIYVCDALFDAVQIFDGDGRLLLAFGESGDGPGQFWMPAGIHIDGQDRIYVVDAYNRRVQIFQYLKEPVVENQERRSP; encoded by the coding sequence TTGAGATTGGTTCTTCTGGCGCTGGTCACCCTGGGGCTGAGCAGCTGTGCTCTCCGGCAGGAGCCTGAACTGTCGCCGCCGGAACGATTGGTGTGGCCCGGCGCGCCGCTGCCCCCCAGAATCCAATACCTGGCAGAAATTCGCTCATCCCTCGACGTCGTCGAACGGACAGGCTTTTGGCAGAAATTCAGGGATACTCTCTTCGGCCGGGAAGAGACAGGCTTTCGCCGGCCTTACGGGGTGTCTGTGACATCCGAAAATCAATTATGGGTTACCGACCCCGGGGCCGGACGACTCTATCGTATCGATGTGACAGCAAAAACCTTTACCGTGGTCGGAGAAGGGCAGGGGCTCCTTTCACCCATCGGCATCACCGCGGACGATACCGGGCGCCTCTATGTGACCGATTCGGAAAAAGGGGCTATCTATGTGCTGGCGGAAGAAGCAAGGATGCAGCCCCTCTTCTCCTTTGTGCTGCGCCGGCCGACTGGCATTGCCTTCAGCCCCCGCAATGGCTGGCTTTACGTATCGGAAACCGAAGCACACCAGGTGGTGGCTTTTGACCGTGCCGGCATCGAACAGCTGCGTTTTGGGGGGCGTGGGGACGCGCCGGGTCGCTTCAATTATCCGACGGATGTGTGGATTGCCGACGGGCGCCTCTACGTCACCGACGCTCTCAACAGCCGCATTCAGGTTTTTTCGCTCGAAGGACAGCTGATCACCTCCTTCGGTCGCGCGGGGGATACGGCCGGCAGCTTTGCCAAGCCCAAGGGGGTGGCCACGGACAGCGAAGGCCATATTTATGTCTGCGATGCCCTCTTTGACGCCGTGCAGATCTTTGATGGGGACGGCCGGCTTTTGCTGGCCTTTGGCGAAAGCGGTGACGGCCCGGGGCAGTTCTGGATGCCGGCGGGAATCCACATTGACGGTCAGGACCGGATTTACGTGGTCGATGCCTATAACCGCAGGGTCCAGATTTTTCAATACCTGAAAGAGCCTGTGGTCGAGAACCAGGAACGGAGGTCTCCGTGA
- a CDS encoding cytochrome c3 family protein → MASKHDNRWTLIFFLTASLCCLGMLCGCDPVTRHKVLSTVFDGVPAPPNPDDICAGYLDAQKTTAAQGEGQGPAATGSNHKPYTEKRCNDCHAQSKTENGGLIHPRQELCFVCHDTIIAGTFVHGPVAVGDCLACHLPHSSSNPFLLRQQPEKICQSCHREERLAATMHQKVSDRSMACGDCHDPHSGQARYFLR, encoded by the coding sequence ATGGCGAGCAAACATGACAACCGCTGGACCTTGATTTTTTTTCTGACCGCTTCACTTTGCTGTCTCGGGATGCTCTGTGGCTGCGATCCGGTGACGCGGCACAAGGTCCTTTCGACGGTTTTTGATGGGGTGCCCGCTCCCCCCAATCCTGACGACATCTGTGCGGGTTATTTGGACGCGCAAAAAACAACCGCTGCTCAGGGGGAGGGGCAGGGCCCGGCTGCGACAGGGTCAAATCATAAACCCTACACGGAAAAGCGCTGCAACGATTGCCATGCCCAGAGCAAAACCGAGAACGGCGGGCTGATTCATCCCAGACAGGAACTCTGTTTTGTCTGCCACGACACCATCATTGCCGGAACCTTTGTCCATGGCCCGGTGGCTGTCGGTGATTGTCTTGCCTGCCATCTGCCCCATAGTTCGTCCAACCCTTTTCTCCTGCGGCAACAACCGGAAAAGATCTGTCAAAGCTGCCACCGGGAGGAACGACTGGCGGCCACCATGCATCAAAAGGTATCAGACCGGTCGATGGCCTGTGGCGACTGTCATGATCCTCATTCAGGGCAGGCCCGTTATTTCCTCCGCTGA
- a CDS encoding cytochrome c3 family protein → MSKMKKLLIALCAVALSATVSFAATNSYTPGSGIVGSPHDMTMLDDVPDAQGRVCAYCHTPHHAEDASLSDYMPLWTKPLTQEVFMPYTSATLDAVVSLDVVDGPSRLCMSCHDGVVAYDSYYGKAGNDVLVGDFYNEYAVGTGGILMNDHPIGFNYLDVATADNEINDAATPFMGSTKGVTIADVLWDGTTFTCASCHDVHNSANTVMDAYFLYAPQADSQICRSCHAK, encoded by the coding sequence ATGAGCAAGATGAAGAAGTTGCTTATCGCTTTGTGCGCCGTCGCACTCTCTGCCACTGTTTCTTTTGCTGCCACGAATTCTTATACTCCCGGCAGCGGTATCGTTGGTTCGCCCCATGATATGACTATGCTGGACGATGTACCTGACGCTCAGGGCCGCGTCTGCGCCTATTGCCACACTCCTCACCATGCGGAAGACGCCAGTCTTTCCGATTACATGCCTCTGTGGACCAAACCGCTGACCCAGGAAGTCTTTATGCCTTATACCAGTGCGACTTTGGATGCGGTGGTCAGCCTCGATGTCGTGGATGGTCCTTCTCGTCTGTGCATGAGCTGTCATGACGGTGTCGTCGCCTATGACTCCTATTATGGCAAGGCGGGCAATGACGTCCTGGTCGGCGATTTCTACAATGAATACGCTGTCGGTACCGGTGGAATCCTCATGAACGACCATCCCATCGGCTTCAATTACCTCGATGTCGCCACGGCGGATAACGAGATCAACGATGCCGCCACGCCGTTCATGGGCAGCACCAAAGGTGTAACCATTGCCGATGTCCTTTGGGATGGAACCACCTTCACCTGCGCCAGCTGCCACGATGTTCATAACAGCGCCAACACCGTTATGGACGCCTACTTCCTCTATGCACCTCAGGCCGATTCGCAGATCTGCCGCAGCTGTCACGCCAAGTAA
- a CDS encoding cytochrome c3 family protein: MCPPVFSGRLALLLVSIFLFWGEWSAALAQDCLTSGCHAGMQTQDSRHAPVQGGECLSCHQTEGASHPQKGRPTIVLVESGAKLCSPCHEEIGKKRMVHAPAQAGECTACHDPHGGRPALLSVDKGDVRLLCFGCHDKQGFEGQVMHGPAAVGACLECHNPHESNTASLLRQSPVQTCTRCHADMAEGLEQSPIVHTAVRESECTTCHNPHAASVKKLLKQAQPDLCLGCHPAFGDKLTKSSTRHAPLYREESCGACHSTHFSDYPALLPAPQQEVCLSCHGKDDNRRSRPLKNMARELEGKSMLHGPVAEGACAACHDPHGSDYFRLLKNAYPAGFYAPFKPDTYALCMDCHDSDMLRFPETSIYTDFRNGKNNLHYVHVADPWKGRSCRACHEPHASNLEKLVSEQGAAFGDWRIPTRFEKTATGGGCTPGCHRSLFYDRYNPVDYQNP; encoded by the coding sequence ATGTGCCCACCCGTGTTCAGTGGCCGTTTAGCCCTTCTTCTGGTGTCTATCTTTCTCTTCTGGGGTGAATGGTCTGCGGCCCTGGCTCAGGACTGCCTCACCTCAGGCTGCCACGCCGGTATGCAAACACAGGATTCTCGCCATGCGCCGGTGCAGGGGGGGGAGTGTCTGTCCTGCCACCAAACCGAGGGCGCTTCTCATCCGCAGAAAGGGCGCCCGACGATCGTTCTTGTGGAGAGCGGGGCGAAGCTGTGCAGTCCGTGTCATGAGGAAATAGGTAAAAAGCGTATGGTCCACGCACCGGCCCAGGCGGGGGAGTGTACCGCCTGTCATGACCCGCACGGGGGAAGGCCAGCGCTGCTCAGCGTCGATAAGGGGGATGTACGCCTACTCTGTTTCGGCTGCCACGATAAGCAGGGTTTCGAGGGCCAGGTCATGCATGGCCCCGCCGCTGTCGGCGCCTGTCTCGAATGCCACAATCCCCATGAATCGAATACCGCTTCTCTTCTCAGGCAATCGCCGGTGCAAACCTGTACCCGCTGCCATGCCGACATGGCGGAGGGGCTTGAGCAATCTCCCATCGTTCATACGGCCGTGCGCGAATCCGAATGTACCACCTGCCACAACCCTCATGCCGCTTCCGTCAAAAAACTGCTGAAACAGGCGCAACCCGACCTGTGCCTCGGCTGCCACCCGGCTTTCGGCGACAAACTGACCAAATCATCTACCCGGCACGCGCCGCTTTATCGGGAGGAAAGTTGCGGTGCCTGTCATTCCACGCATTTTTCCGATTACCCGGCGCTGCTTCCCGCCCCGCAACAGGAGGTTTGTCTCTCCTGTCATGGCAAGGATGACAACCGGCGCTCCCGGCCCCTTAAAAACATGGCGCGTGAACTCGAGGGCAAATCGATGCTGCATGGGCCCGTGGCCGAAGGGGCCTGCGCCGCCTGTCACGATCCCCACGGCTCCGATTATTTCCGACTGCTGAAAAACGCCTATCCGGCAGGTTTCTACGCGCCTTTCAAGCCGGATACCTACGCCCTGTGCATGGACTGCCACGACAGCGACATGCTGCGATTCCCCGAGACCTCCATCTATACCGACTTCCGCAATGGCAAAAACAATCTCCATTACGTCCACGTCGCCGATCCCTGGAAGGGGCGCAGTTGCCGGGCCTGTCATGAGCCCCATGCCAGCAACCTGGAAAAACTGGTCAGCGAACAGGGGGCCGCTTTTGGCGACTGGCGCATTCCCACCCGTTTTGAGAAAACAGCGACAGGAGGCGGCTGCACGCCCGGCTGTCATCGCAGTCTCTTCTATGATCGTTACAATCCTGTGGATTACCAGAACCCCTGA
- a CDS encoding sigma-54 dependent transcriptional regulator, whose translation MANNRVLVVDDEQLIRWSLGTSLGKSGYETDTAGTGEEALAKLNSFSPDVVLLDVFLPDANGLDLLKQMKAHDPSLAVIIITANSHMDSAVEALKQGAEDFIGKPFNIAAIHQTIAQALEKRTLNMPINPPQPQSSPEEDYDRLIGTGAKMMEVFKMIKVCAEAQCKTVLILGESGTGKELVARALHQHSPRRDRPFIDINCAAIPEHLLENELFGHEKGAFTSAANSEKGIFAAADGGTVFLDEIGDMPLAMQAKILKVIENKRYRRLGSNRDSEVDVRIIAATNQNLSAMVQEGTFRGDLFFRLNVLSIQLPPLRARRENIGQIASYFIDKINRSYHKKIEGLAPEALDCLNRYNWPGNCRELRNVIERAMIMEPGPLLTSRFFPPEVQEISDNFTDGQDLEASASSRSSAIIHDFPASIQAEETVFADDPSLPRVILPPEGISIEAVEKAYIMQALTRYRGNQTRAAKCLGMSLDTLRYRRKKFGLENYPNDEQEASVSSG comes from the coding sequence ATGGCGAATAATCGGGTACTGGTCGTTGATGACGAACAATTGATCCGTTGGTCTCTAGGAACATCCCTGGGGAAAAGCGGTTATGAGACCGATACCGCCGGTACGGGGGAGGAGGCCCTCGCCAAACTGAATTCCTTTTCCCCGGATGTCGTGTTGCTGGATGTCTTTCTGCCTGATGCCAATGGGTTGGATTTGCTCAAGCAGATGAAGGCTCATGATCCCAGCCTGGCGGTCATTATCATTACGGCCAACTCGCATATGGACTCCGCCGTCGAAGCTTTAAAGCAAGGGGCGGAAGATTTCATCGGCAAGCCGTTCAATATTGCCGCCATCCATCAGACCATCGCTCAGGCTCTTGAAAAAAGAACCCTGAATATGCCGATCAACCCGCCCCAGCCCCAGTCTTCTCCCGAAGAAGACTACGACCGTCTGATCGGCACCGGCGCCAAGATGATGGAAGTCTTCAAGATGATCAAGGTCTGTGCCGAAGCGCAGTGCAAAACCGTGCTCATCCTAGGCGAAAGCGGCACCGGCAAAGAGCTCGTAGCCCGCGCCCTGCATCAGCACAGTCCCCGTCGTGACCGGCCCTTCATCGATATCAATTGTGCGGCTATCCCCGAGCATCTTCTCGAAAATGAACTCTTCGGTCATGAAAAAGGCGCCTTTACCAGCGCCGCCAACTCGGAAAAAGGCATTTTCGCCGCGGCGGATGGCGGCACGGTCTTTTTGGATGAAATTGGTGACATGCCTTTGGCCATGCAGGCCAAAATTCTTAAGGTCATCGAGAACAAACGCTATCGTCGGCTGGGTAGCAACCGGGACTCGGAAGTCGACGTTCGCATCATCGCTGCCACCAATCAGAACCTGTCGGCCATGGTGCAGGAAGGAACCTTCCGCGGCGATCTTTTTTTTCGCCTCAATGTCCTGAGCATTCAACTCCCGCCCTTGCGGGCGCGTCGGGAGAACATCGGACAGATCGCCTCCTATTTCATTGACAAGATCAATCGAAGCTACCATAAAAAAATCGAAGGACTGGCTCCGGAGGCGCTCGATTGTCTTAATCGCTACAATTGGCCCGGGAACTGTCGTGAGTTGCGCAATGTCATTGAACGCGCCATGATTATGGAACCGGGGCCGCTTTTGACCTCCCGTTTTTTTCCTCCTGAAGTCCAGGAAATATCCGATAATTTTACCGACGGCCAAGACCTGGAAGCCTCTGCCTCTTCCCGATCTTCAGCCATCATCCATGACTTTCCTGCCTCGATCCAGGCTGAAGAGACTGTTTTTGCCGATGATCCGAGCCTGCCTCGTGTCATTCTGCCCCCGGAAGGGATTTCCATCGAGGCCGTGGAAAAGGCTTACATCATGCAGGCGTTGACCCGTTACCGGGGCAATCAGACCCGAGCCGCCAAGTGTCTCGGCATGAGTCTCGACACCCTGCGCTACCGGCGTAAGAAGTTCGGGCTGGAAAACTATCCCAATGATGAGCAGGAGGCCTCTGTCTCGTCTGGCTAG